The Geothermobacter ehrlichii genome includes the window CGTGCAGCGATTTCAGCATCTGCTCGCACTGCTCCGGCAGGTGCTCTTCGACGCTGGCGCCGAAGCTGAAGTGCGGGCCTTCGTGGTCGAGCAGCGCGGCGCGCAGCTCGGGCCTGTCCCGGTGTTCCGCCAGCGCCTGCCGCAGGGCGGCGATCATTGCCGCGTCGACGATGTTGGCTTTCGGCCGCGCCAGGCGCAGGCGCAGCAGGGTTCCGTCACGGTCGAGCCAGACTTTCAGCGGACTTTCGCTCATCGGTTTGTCCTTCCATCAGTCAGGTTGCTTGAATACATCGGCCTCGCGCCCGTTCGCTTCGCTTTCTCAAGACGCGGAGAGCGCAGAGGCAGAAAGAACTATTCATTCTCCGCGGACTCTGCGTCTCTGCGCGAGCCAGCTTTTGACCTTACTTGCCCGGCATCAGGCTCTCGATCAGCTCTTCGCTCCAGGGCACGCCCTTGGCCAGCGCCTGCCGCAGCTTGACGAAATCGATTTCGCGGCCGATCTCCTTGTTCCCCTCGTTGAAGGCGCGGAAGCCGGTGCGGGCCTCGTTCATCATGTTCAGCGCCAGCCAGGCGCGGGAGTTTTCCTTGTTGCGGTTCCAGGCATCGAGCTTCGGCTTGCGCAGCTCTTCGAGGCTCTTGGTCATGCACTCGGGGAAGGTCTCGATCAGCTTGGCGCAGAGCTGTTCGACCTTCTCGTCGAGCAGACTGAGGTCGACCTCTCCCTGCTTGAGCAGGGCGCGGCCCTGCTTGAACTCCTCGCCGGTCTTGAATTCGCCGTGGATGACGCGGCCGTATTCGTCGAACATCCGGTCGGTGATCACCGTCGGGTTGGGGACGAACCTGCCGTCGATCTTCAGGGCCGGCACCAGATCGCAGATGATGCCGAGCCGGGCCGCCTTGTGGGCCGAAAAGGGCTCGCACAGGGTGCCGGAGACCATCGCCTGCTCGCAGCCGATCATCACCGGCAGAAAGTCGGTGGCGCCGCCGATAGCCGCCGAGCCGTGCTTGGGACCGGCCTGGCCGAAGTTGGCGAGGTCCTGGGCGATGGAAAAGTCACAGGCCATGCCGATCTCCTGGCCGCCGCCGATGCGCATGCCGTTGACCCGGCAGATGACCGGCTTGTCACAGCCGAGG containing:
- the oah gene encoding 6-oxocyclohex-1-ene-1-carbonyl-CoA hydratase, whose amino-acid sequence is MATTDDIIARTAPAKLIDHNLIDRDVESLCDGMVRYEKRPARRLDGSVAEGLYNAWIIFNNPKQYNSYTTDMVKATILAFRRASVDREVNAVVFTAVGDKAFCTGGNTKEYAEYYAGNPQEYRQYMRLFNDMVSAILGCDKPVICRVNGMRIGGGQEIGMACDFSIAQDLANFGQAGPKHGSAAIGGATDFLPVMIGCEQAMVSGTLCEPFSAHKAARLGIICDLVPALKIDGRFVPNPTVITDRMFDEYGRVIHGEFKTGEEFKQGRALLKQGEVDLSLLDEKVEQLCAKLIETFPECMTKSLEELRKPKLDAWNRNKENSRAWLALNMMNEARTGFRAFNEGNKEIGREIDFVKLRQALAKGVPWSEELIESLMPGK